The Burkholderia latens genome segment CGCTTCGCGCGACGTCGCGGCGTTCTGGATGCACAGCACGTCGAGGCCGTTGTACTGGCGGTCGATGCAGTAGTTCGCGCCGACGCACTGCTTGATTTCGTCTTCGCGGCCGTCGCGGATCTTGATCACCATGTGCGGATCCGCGATCTGCGCGCGCGTCATGCCGACCAGATCGATCATCCCGTTCGCGAGCAGGCGCTCCGCCTGTCCCGCATCGCGGATGCTCTGCGCGTGCATCACCGGAATCTTCACGACCGACTTGATGCCGGCCGCGAGGTGCACGAACGGCTCCGGCGGAAGCGCCATCGGCGGCATGCAGTTCGCGATCGTGTTGTGCGTGTCGCCGCCAGATCCGACCACGCTCAGATAGTCGATCAGGCCCGTCTCCGACATCGCCTGCGCGATTTCCTTCAGTGCTTCATGATCGAGACCGTCCTCGTGGAATTCGTCGCCGCACATGCGCAGGCCGACGCAGAAGTCCTTGCCGACCGCTTCGCGCACGGCCGTCAGCACTTCGATGCCAAAGCGCAGACGGTTCTCGAGGCTGCCGCCCCATTCGTCGGTGCGATGGTTCGACCGCTTGCTCCAGAACTGGTCGATCAGGTGCTGGTGCGCGGCGGAAATTTCGATGCCGTCCATGCCGGCTGCTTTCACGCGCTTCGCGGCTGCCGCGAAGTCGCCGATGATGCGGCGGATTTCCTCGATCTCGATGATCTTCGCATTGCCCCGGTGCACCGGCTCGCGCACGCCCGACGGCGACATCAGGTGCGGCCAGTGCTCGCCGTGGAACGACGAGCGGCGGCCCATGTGCGTCGCCTGGATCATGATCTTCGCGCCGTGCTTGTGCATCGTGTCGGCCAGGCGCGTGAGCGGGTCGATGATCTTGTCGTTCGACAGATTCACCGACTTCCACCAGCCTTGCGGGCTGTCGATCGACACGGGGCTCGAACCGCCGCAGATCGCGAGGCCGACGCCACCCTTCGCCTTTTCTTCGTAATAGCGGATGTAGCGGTCGCCCGGCAGGCCGCCCGGCTCGGCATACACCTCCGCATGCGCGGTGCTGACGATCCGGTTGCGCAGCGTCAGCTGGTTCAGCTGCATGGGTTTGAACAGGTGGGGATAACGCATCGCAGGCGACCTCTGGCGTTCGAATGTCTCGTATTGCGGGTGTTGTTGTGTTGCCGTATTGCTGTGTCTCGACGTCAGCGCATCAGTGCGCGATCGGCGACACTTCGAAGACGCAGTGGTCGTGGTGCTCGGCCGCACACTGCACTTCCTTCGACTGCGCGCGCGGCGCGTTCTTGCCTTCCGGCGTCGTGTCGTTGACCCAGTCCATCGCGCCGGCGAACCAGCCCGCGAACATGTAGCAGAGCTTGCCTTCCTTGCCCGGCTGCTGGAGCACGAACGACGAATGGCGCAGCTCGATCTTCGCGCGCGCGCCGACCGGGTCGGCCTCGATGATCGAGAACAGGCCCCAGCCGCGTTGCGACAGGCGCTTCAGGTAGTGCTCGAACACGGCCATCCCGGTGAGGCCGTGCAGTTTCGCTTCCTTGTCGCACCAGTGATACGCGGATTTGTAGCCGGCCTTGTACAGGATCTCGGCATACGCTTCGACACCCAGCGCTTCCTCGACGGCGACGTGATTGTTCGTGAAGAAGTGGCGCGGCACGTACAGCATCGGCAGCGCGTCGGTGGTCCAGACGCCGGTATCGGGATCGACGTCGATCGGAAGTTGCGGTTGCATCGTGGTGACTCCGTGAGGAAAAATGGCCGCGCGGCTCGGGCGCTGGCGCGACATCGTCCGCGTGCCGGTGCGACAGGCGCCGGCACGTCCCGATTGTTCTGGTGTTGAATGGCGGTTGGCGGTTAGGGCCGTCGAGCGCTTATGCGCCCCACACGTCCTTGAACACGCGCACCCAGTTCTCGCCCATGATCTTGCGGATGCGGGACTCCTTCCAGCCGTGGCGTTCCATCGCCGCGGTCAGGTTCGGGAATTCGCCGATCGTGCGGATGCCGTCCGGGTTGATCACCTTGCCGAAGTTCGTCAGCTGGCGATAGCGGCCCTTGTCGTGCGTGAGCATGTCGAAGAACTCCTTCGCATAGTCCTGCGTAAAGTCCGTGCCGATGCCGACCGCGTCCTCGCCGATCAGGTTCACGACGTAGTCGATCGCCTCGATGTAGTCGTCGATGTTCGCTTCGATCCCGCGCTTCAGGAACGGCGCGAACATCGTCACGCCGACGAAGCCGCCGGCGTCGGCGATCTCCTTCAGCTGCGCGTCGCTCTTGTTGCGCGGGTGTTCCTTCAGACCTGACGGCAGGCAGTGCGAGTAGCACACCGGCTTCTTCGAGAACGCGATCGCTTCCGACGACGTGTTGCCGCCCACGTGCGACAGGTCGACCATGATGCCGACGCGATTCATCTCGGTGATCACCTCGCGGCCGAAGTCCGACAGGCCGCCGTCGCGCTCGTAGCAACCGGTGCCGACGAGGTTCTGCGTGTTGTAGCAGAGCTGCACGACGCGCACGCCCATGTCGGCGAACGCCTCGATGTAGCCGAGGTTGTCCTCGAACGCGTGCGCGTTCTGGAAGCCGAGGATGATCCCGGTCTTGCCTTCCTTCTTCGCGCGGAAGATGTCGTCGGTCGTGCGCACCAGCGTCAGCAGCTCGCTGTTGTCGCGGATCTTCTTCTTCATCACGCCGATGTTGTCGACGGTCTTGGTGAAGTTCTCCCACACCGACACCGTGCAGTTCGCGGCCGTGATGCCGCCGCGGCGCATGTCCTCGAACACCGGCTTCTCGAACTTCGAGATGTTCAATCCGTCGATGATGATGCTGTCCTGATGCAGCGTGCTCATATCTGCCTCTCGCTCCAGTCTCTGCTGTGTGTGGGTCGTCGATCAGTAAATCGGGAAGCGCTCGCAGAGCGCGAAAATCTCGCGGCGCACGCGCTGTTCGGTCGCGCGGTCGCCTTCCGGATTCGCGCGCAGCGCGTCGAATACTTCGAGAATCAGGCGGCCGATCTCGCGGAACTCGGCCACGCCGAAGCCGCGCGTCGTGCCGGCCGGCGTGCCGAGGCGGATGCCCGACGTGACGGTCGGCTTCTCGGTGTCGAACGGAATGCCGTTCTTGTTGCAGGTGATGCCCGCGCGTTCCAGCGCCTGCTCGACCGGCGCGCCCTTCAACCCCTTCGGGCGCAGGTCGACCAGCAGCAGGTGGTTGTCGGTGCCGCCGGTCACGAGATCCACGCCGCCCGCCTTCAGCACTTCACCGAGCGCCTGCGCGTTCGCCAGCACGTTGTCGATGTAGGTCTTGAAGTCGGCGTGCAGCACTTCGCCGAACGCGACTGCCTTGCCGGCGATCACGTGCATCAGCGGGCCGCCCTGCAGGCCGGGGAACACGGCCGAGTTGATCTTCTTCGCGATCTCCTCGTCGTTGGTGAGCACGAAGCCGCCGCGCGGGCCGCGCAGCGTCTTGTGCGTGGTCGACGTGACGACGTGCGCATGCTCGACCGGATTCGCATGGCGGCCCGCGGCGATCACGCCGGCGATGTGCGCCATGTCGACCATCAGTTTCGCACCGACGCTGTCCGCGATCGCACGGAAGCGCGCGAAGTCGAGCGCGCGCGGATATGCGGAGAAGCCGGCGATGATCAGGCTCGGCTTGTGCTGGTGCGCGAGTTCCTCGACCTGGTCGTAGTCGATGCGCATCGTGTCGCGGTTCACGCCGTACTGCACCGCGTTGAACCACTTGCCCGACAGCGCCGGCTTCGCGCCGTGCGTCAGGTGGCCGCCGGCGTCCAGCGACATGCCGAGCACCGTGTCGCCCGGCTTCGCGAGCGCGAGCATCACCGAGCCGTTCGCCTGCGCGCCCGAGTGCGGTTGCACGTTCGCATAGCCTGCGTTGAAGATCTGCTTCACGCGCTCGATCGCCAGCGCTTCGACTTCGTCCGCGAATTCGCAGCCGCCGTAGTAGCGCTTGCCCGGATAGCCTTCCGCATACTTGTTGGTCAGCACCGAGCCTTGTGCCTCGAGCACCGCGCGCGACACGATGTTTTCCGACGCGATCAGCTCGACCTGCGACTGCTGACGCTCGAGTTCCTTCAGGATGGCGCTGCGCACCGGCGCGTCGCGTTCGGCGAGGGGCTGCGAGAAGAAAGGCTGGGTGTTCGACATAGTGCGTCCGTGACGAAGAATAAAGGGCGTAAGACCGAAGCTCGAGGCCTGCCGTACCTGGATTCCAGTGCATCCAGTGCAAGGCTGCCGACGGCTCTATTCTTGTCGTTCGGATTTTCGGCGGATTGATGAATTTAGACGCGTTCTTTGCCTTTTCCGCCATGCGCGTCCGTTTTGTACAAGTGACCGGTCGTGCTTTTTCGGATGACCAAGAAAACCGTCCGCCGCGGTTCGCCCATGGACAGGCACTTCGCCGGTGCCTGTGCTGCGCGTCGGGAGTGCAGCGCAGCCCGCTTACGGTGCAGCGCAACATCGCCCGCACGTCCATACAACGTATGGAGCTAGGGTTTAGCCGTATGGCACGCTTGTTGCGCTCGCTCACACAATACGGCAGCCCGATCCGTGCCTCGGGCCAAAAGCTATTAGAGATTCAAGGAACGCTCCCCATGTCGCCCGACCGCACAGCGTCGCTGTCTCACTTCGCGTTCATGCCTTTACCGAACTTCACGATGATCGCGTTCACGAATGCGATCGAGGTGCTTCGGATGGCGAACTACCTGAGCGGACAGCCGCTCTACCGCTGGTCGGTGATCAGCCCGGAAGGCGGCCCGGTCACGGCGAGCAACGGGCTCACGGTCGACACGGGGCCGGCCGAGTGCGCGGGGCAGCCGGATATCGTATTCGTCTGCGGCGGCGTGGACGTGCAGCGCGCGACGACGCCCGCCCATCTGTCGACGCTGCGCCGCTTCGCGCGCGCCGGCATCCCGCTCGGCAGTCTGTGCACGGGCACGTATGCACTCGCGAAGTCGGGGCTGCTCGCGGGCTACGCGTGCGCGATTCACTGGGAGAACATGTCGGCGCTGAAGGAAGAGTTTCCGGACACGCGCTTCCTGAAGGAACTGTTCGTGGTCGATCGCGACCGCATCACGTGCACCGGCGGCGTCGCGCCGCTCGACATGATGCTGAACCTGATCGCCGCGCGCGTGGGCACCGCACGCGTTACGCAGATTGCCGAGCAGTTCATCGTCGAACACGTGCGCGATACCAGCGCGCAACAACGGATGCCGCTCGTCGCGCGGCTCGGCTCCGCGAACAAGTCGCTGTTCGAAGTGATCTCGCTGATGGAGAACAACATCGAGGAACCGCTGTCGCGCGAGGAACTCGCGCGGCTCGCGAACATGTCGCAGCGCCAGCTGCAGCGCCTGTTCCGCGAGCACCTCGGGATGACGCCGACGCACTACTACCTGACGCTGCGGCTACGGCGCGCGCGCGAACTGCTGCTGCAGACCGACATGTCGATCATGCACATCACGATGGCGTGCGGCTTCCAGTCGGCGTGCCACTTCAGCAAGAGCTATCGCGACGCGTTCGGCGTCGCACCGACGCGCGAACGCCGCAAGCAGGTCGCGCCGCTCGCGCAGGGCGCGGGGACGCCGACGCCGACCCCGGCGTTTCAGACGCATATGGCCCACGCGTGAAGCGAGCGTGATTGAATATGAAGAGCGGCCGTCACGGCCGCTTTTCATTTGCGCTTACGATCCCCACACCTGCATTTCGTCGAGCGAATATCCCCACTGCGTCGCCCGCTTGGTCCCGAGCATCCGCACGTAGCGCCCCTGCGCGTTCAGGTTCGGCAGCGTAACGTGACCGTACGACACGCCGTTGTTCGTCGAGTAGACCGTCGTCCAGTTCACATTGTCGTTCGACGTCTGGATCTGATAGACGAGCGCGCCGGCATCCCAGTAGAGGTCGACGCTGCTGATCTTCTTCACCGCCCCGAGATCGACGGAGATCCATTGCGGATCGACGCCCGCGCCTTCTGGCGAATCCCAGCGCGTGCTGGTCGTGTTGCCGTCGAACGCCTTGTCGGCCGTGAGCGTCGCGTTGTAGCTCGCCGATGCGGCAGCAGGACGCCCTTGCGACAGCAGGGTCGGCTGCGCGCTCGCGGGGCCGCCGTAGTAATTCGACCCAAGCTTCGCCTTGTTCGAATCGGCATTCACGCCGAACTGCGACAGGCTCCAGCGCTGGCCCGTCGTCACGTCGCCGACGTAGAGCTGATAGCCGCCCGCCGTCGTCGACGAGAAGAACACGTAGTTCGTGCCGCTCACCGGCGCCGGATCCGAGTTGTTGCTCATGCAGTCGTTGACCGGCAGCACATTGGGCGTCGATGCCGGATCGGCGGTCTTCGCGTAGATCTGGTCGGCGCCGCCACTGTCCTTCCAGCGCGCGTAGAACACCATGCCGTCCGCGCGCACGATCGGGTAATAGGTCTGTAGCCCGGCAGGATGATCGAATACCGCTGTCGCGCCGGTCGCGATCGTGCGCTTCATCAGGCCCATGTTCGACCCGGTGCCCGTCGCGTAGTACACGGCGCTCGCGTCCGGCGCGAGGAACGGCATCGAGTATTCGGCGCCGGCCGGCGCATTGGTCAGGCTCACGACGGACGTGAATACCGGCCCCGCACTCGTGTACGACAGCGTGCCCTGCTTCACGTCGCCGTTCTGCTTGAACACGAGCGTCTTGCCGTCCGCGCTGAACTTCGGATCCTCGTTGCGCGTCGCGCCGGTGCTGTGCGTCAGGTTGACGGGCGCCGTGCCCGCCCCGAGCTGCAGCATGAACACGTTCCACGCACCGTTGCTGATGCCCATGAATGCGAGCCACTTGCCGTCGGGGCTGAACACGCCGTTCATCGGATCGGTGATGCCCCAGCTGCTCTTGCTGAGTTGCGTGAGCGTATGCGCGGAGAAATCGTACAGGAACAGCTGGCTCGTACCGTCGCCGTACTTGACGTAGCTGTGATAGACGAGTTTGCCGGTCAGTGCGGCGGGGAACGACGCGTTCGACTGAGTCGGAGGATTGCTGATGCAGGCTGCCGATGCGGTGCTGCTGAACAGATGGGCCGCGATGCCGGCCACGATGGTCACGGCGAGGAACTTCAATTTCACGCTGGTTACTTCCGGGTAGGTTGACGAGGGTCGAGGACGCCGTGCCGAGGTCCCCGCACACTGAGCGGGGTCACGGATCCGGGGAGCGGGCCGCGTGAAATTCCATATCGGTCGGACGTCGGGAATGAAACTTGCGGAGGATGCCGGTTCTGTCGTCTGAAGAAAAGGATCAGACGGGCGCCGGAACGTGCGGATCAGCAATCGGTGGTGCGGCGATTGGGGGCGGGATTGAACGCGACGAACGCCGTGCTACTCTTTTTTTCAGCGACGGCCTGCGGGCCGGAGGGCAGGCATGAAGCGATACGCGGAGCTCGCACAGATGATTGCCGACGCGATCCGGCGCGGCGACCTCGCGGCTGGCGCGCGCATTCCCACGGTGCGCGCGGCTTGCCGTGCGTACCGTGTCAGCCCTTCCACCGTGTTTCGCGCTTACTACACGCTGGAAAGCGAGGGATTGATCACGGCGCGCGCACGCTCCGGTTATTTCGTTTCGAACCTTCACGACAAACGCGTGCGGGCAGATCACGACGTGCCGCGCAAGCCGGGGGCGGCCCAAACCGGCGACGACGGTGCACTGTTCCAGCTGGCCGACTCGCTCAAGCGCGACGACATCGTGCCGCTCGGTTCCACGTTCGCGAGTTACTCGCTGTTTCCAATGAGCAGCCTGTGGCGGTTCGCGGCATCGGCGGCCCGCAACATGGACCGCGCGAAACTGCTCGCCGGGCTGCCGCCGGGGCACGAAGCGCTGCGTCGCCAGATCGCATCGCGCTACCTGAATGCGGGGGCGTCGTTGCCGATGGACGAGATCGTCATCACGACCGGCGCAGCCGAAGCGCTGACGCTGTGCCTGCAGGCGCTCACGCGGCCGGGCGACATCGTCGCGATCGAACGCCCGGCGTTCCCCGCGGTGCTGCAGACGGTGCAGCGGCTGCACCTGAAGGCCATCGAAATCCCGGTCGATCCGCGCACCGGGCTCGATCTCGACGCGCTCGCCGACGCGCTCGACACGCATCCGGTGCGCGCATGCTGGTTCATGACGTCGTTCCACAATCCCACCGGCGCGACGTTGCCCGACGAGCGCAAGCACGCGCTGGTCGATCTGCTCGCGACGCGAAAAATACCGCTGATCGAGAACGACGTGTATGGCGAACTGCACTTCGGCCCGACGCCCACCCGCCCCGCGAAACTGTACGACGACGACGGGCTCGTCCTTCATTGCGGCTCGTTCTCGAAATGTCTCGCGCCCGGTTTCCGCGTCGGGTGGGTGGCGGCCGGCCGTTATGCGAAGCAGGTCGGTCATGTGAAGAACGCGAGCGCGCCGGCGGCGGACGTGCCCGCACAACTGGCCATCTCGAGTTACCTGCGCAATGGCGCGTACGACCGCTTTCTGCGCCGGCTGCGGCGCAATCTGGCCGCGCATCAGGCGCAGATGCTGGCGGCCGTTCGCGCGTATTTTCCGTCCGACACCCAGGTGTATGCGCCGCGCGGCGGCTATTTCCTCTGGATGGAATTGCCGCCGCACGTCGATGCGATGCGATTGTTCGACGAAGCGATGGAGAACGGCGTGAGCGTTGCGCCCGGCCCGATCTTTTCCGTGACGGGCGCCTTTCGCCGTTATGTCCGGCTGAACTATGGCCGGCCGTGGACCCCTGCCGTCGAGGACGCGATGCGAACCATCGGTACGCTCGCGCGGCAGCAACAGCAAACGAGGTAGCAACGACCATGCGAGTCATGCCCAACCGGAAGGTCCGCACACGCGACACGCTGCGCGGCGCGCTATCTTTGCGTGCCGACGTGCGCGGCGCCGTCAGCCAGCGCTGCCGGCAGTGCGGTTTCATGGCGTTTCGCGCGCGCAAGCGGTGCCCCGTCTGCGGACTGGGGAACTGGCCGTTCGCGCCACTCGGCGACGCGCGCTACGACACGCAGCCGGCCCCCCCGATGCATGCGCCGCACCCGCCGCAACCCGCGCCGACCTGGTCGTCGCGCGTCGCGGCCGCGGTGCGCGGCGCGGCGCAACGGCGGCCGCGCGCATCCAGCGCGCCGCTGCTGAGCATCCTCACGCTCGTGCTGATGGTCGGCGGTTACGTGACGTTCGACCGGATGTGCCGAGCCGACCCCGTCTGTCGAGGCCAGGGTGCGCGGGACGCGGCAACGATCAACGCCGGTGCGCATGCGGCGGATGCAACGCCGACGCAGCCGGTCGCGCCCCCACCCGTGCTTCCATTGCGCGCCCCGGCCGACGCCGCGCGCGCAACCGAGGGCGAGCCGGCACAGGTGGCCGCCGCGGCGCCCGTTGCCGATACCGGCACGCCCGCACGCGCGAGCGGACACGCGGCTGCCCGCACGTCGGCGCGCGCGGCGACGACGCTCGCTCGACATGCACCGCAGGTTCGCGGGCCGGACAGCGTACGCAGCGGCATGCGCGTCGCCGACTGGAAAGGCGCCGCTCGCCGCCCGCACCCGATCCACCGCGTGAGCATGCACGCTCGCCACAAGCATCGCGCCGTGGCTACCGAGATGCAAATGGCCGAGCTCTACCGCGGGCATTGAACGCGCGGCGTGCACCGGTTCCATTTCTTGAACGGCACGCCGCGATCGGGATTCATCGATAGCGACGCCGCACGCTGTCGCTTCGCAGCGCCCACAGCAAAAAGCGGGCGGCGCCGCTTCCGGCGCCGCCCGCTGCTTGCGTGCCGTTCGTGCGTCAGGCCGCGAGCAACCCGTGCGGATCGATCACGAATTTACGCGGCGCGCCGCCGTCGAACTTCTTGTAGCCTTCGGGCGCCTGATCGAGCGAGATCACTTCGACGTTGACGATCTTCGCGATCGGCAAGCGGTCGAACAGGATCGCCTGCATCAGGTTGCGGTTGTATTTCAGCACCGGCGTCTGGCCCGTGAAGAACGAGTGCGACTTCGCCCAGCCGAGGCCGAAGCGGATGCTGAGGCTGCCATGCTGCGCGGCCTTGTCCTTCGCGCCCGGATCATCCGTCACGTACAGGCCCGGGATGCCGATCGCGCCGGCGGGCCGCGTGATTTCCATCAGCGAGTTCAGCACCGTTGCGGGCGCTTCCTCCGAGTGGCCCGACGAGCCGTGGCCGTGCGCCTCGAAGCCGACGCAGTCGACCGCGCAGTCGATCTCCGGTACGCCGAGGATCTGTTCGATCTGCTCGCCGAGCG includes the following:
- a CDS encoding NADH:flavin oxidoreductase produces the protein MRYPHLFKPMQLNQLTLRNRIVSTAHAEVYAEPGGLPGDRYIRYYEEKAKGGVGLAICGGSSPVSIDSPQGWWKSVNLSNDKIIDPLTRLADTMHKHGAKIMIQATHMGRRSSFHGEHWPHLMSPSGVREPVHRGNAKIIEIEEIRRIIGDFAAAAKRVKAAGMDGIEISAAHQHLIDQFWSKRSNHRTDEWGGSLENRLRFGIEVLTAVREAVGKDFCVGLRMCGDEFHEDGLDHEALKEIAQAMSETGLIDYLSVVGSGGDTHNTIANCMPPMALPPEPFVHLAAGIKSVVKIPVMHAQSIRDAGQAERLLANGMIDLVGMTRAQIADPHMVIKIRDGREDEIKQCVGANYCIDRQYNGLDVLCIQNAATSREATMPHIIEKSRGPKRKVVVVGAGPAGLEAARVAKLRGHDVVLFEKNAEVGGQVMIAAKAPQREQMSGIIRWFDMETKRLGVDRRLGVAADEKMIMAEKPDIVVLATGGSSFTWQVPAWGVAEGLAVSSWDILTGKVEPKQNVLLFDGVSTHAGAGVADFMASRGSKVEVVTPDVKVADDCGGTTFPIFYRRLYALGVIQTPNTMLDRVYEEDGKKIAVLRNEYTEELEERAVDQVVIENGSSPNDELYWKLKPESVNRGQIDPHTLFAAQPQPCLSEELGNGRFLLFRVGDCISMHNVHGAIYDSLRLVKDF
- a CDS encoding DUF5943 domain-containing protein; its protein translation is MQPQLPIDVDPDTGVWTTDALPMLYVPRHFFTNNHVAVEEALGVEAYAEILYKAGYKSAYHWCDKEAKLHGLTGMAVFEHYLKRLSQRGWGLFSIIEADPVGARAKIELRHSSFVLQQPGKEGKLCYMFAGWFAGAMDWVNDTTPEGKNAPRAQSKEVQCAAEHHDHCVFEVSPIAH
- a CDS encoding dipeptidase; its protein translation is MSTLHQDSIIIDGLNISKFEKPVFEDMRRGGITAANCTVSVWENFTKTVDNIGVMKKKIRDNSELLTLVRTTDDIFRAKKEGKTGIILGFQNAHAFEDNLGYIEAFADMGVRVVQLCYNTQNLVGTGCYERDGGLSDFGREVITEMNRVGIMVDLSHVGGNTSSEAIAFSKKPVCYSHCLPSGLKEHPRNKSDAQLKEIADAGGFVGVTMFAPFLKRGIEANIDDYIEAIDYVVNLIGEDAVGIGTDFTQDYAKEFFDMLTHDKGRYRQLTNFGKVINPDGIRTIGEFPNLTAAMERHGWKESRIRKIMGENWVRVFKDVWGA
- a CDS encoding serine hydroxymethyltransferase, with translation MSNTQPFFSQPLAERDAPVRSAILKELERQQSQVELIASENIVSRAVLEAQGSVLTNKYAEGYPGKRYYGGCEFADEVEALAIERVKQIFNAGYANVQPHSGAQANGSVMLALAKPGDTVLGMSLDAGGHLTHGAKPALSGKWFNAVQYGVNRDTMRIDYDQVEELAHQHKPSLIIAGFSAYPRALDFARFRAIADSVGAKLMVDMAHIAGVIAAGRHANPVEHAHVVTSTTHKTLRGPRGGFVLTNDEEIAKKINSAVFPGLQGGPLMHVIAGKAVAFGEVLHADFKTYIDNVLANAQALGEVLKAGGVDLVTGGTDNHLLLVDLRPKGLKGAPVEQALERAGITCNKNGIPFDTEKPTVTSGIRLGTPAGTTRGFGVAEFREIGRLILEVFDALRANPEGDRATEQRVRREIFALCERFPIY
- a CDS encoding GlxA family transcriptional regulator; this encodes MSPDRTASLSHFAFMPLPNFTMIAFTNAIEVLRMANYLSGQPLYRWSVISPEGGPVTASNGLTVDTGPAECAGQPDIVFVCGGVDVQRATTPAHLSTLRRFARAGIPLGSLCTGTYALAKSGLLAGYACAIHWENMSALKEEFPDTRFLKELFVVDRDRITCTGGVAPLDMMLNLIAARVGTARVTQIAEQFIVEHVRDTSAQQRMPLVARLGSANKSLFEVISLMENNIEEPLSREELARLANMSQRQLQRLFREHLGMTPTHYYLTLRLRRARELLLQTDMSIMHITMACGFQSACHFSKSYRDAFGVAPTRERRKQVAPLAQGAGTPTPTPAFQTHMAHA
- a CDS encoding discoidin domain-containing protein, translating into MKLKFLAVTIVAGIAAHLFSSTASAACISNPPTQSNASFPAALTGKLVYHSYVKYGDGTSQLFLYDFSAHTLTQLSKSSWGITDPMNGVFSPDGKWLAFMGISNGAWNVFMLQLGAGTAPVNLTHSTGATRNEDPKFSADGKTLVFKQNGDVKQGTLSYTSAGPVFTSVVSLTNAPAGAEYSMPFLAPDASAVYYATGTGSNMGLMKRTIATGATAVFDHPAGLQTYYPIVRADGMVFYARWKDSGGADQIYAKTADPASTPNVLPVNDCMSNNSDPAPVSGTNYVFFSSTTAGGYQLYVGDVTTGQRWSLSQFGVNADSNKAKLGSNYYGGPASAQPTLLSQGRPAAASASYNATLTADKAFDGNTTSTRWDSPEGAGVDPQWISVDLGAVKKISSVDLYWDAGALVYQIQTSNDNVNWTTVYSTNNGVSYGHVTLPNLNAQGRYVRMLGTKRATQWGYSLDEMQVWGS
- a CDS encoding PLP-dependent aminotransferase family protein, whose translation is MKRYAELAQMIADAIRRGDLAAGARIPTVRAACRAYRVSPSTVFRAYYTLESEGLITARARSGYFVSNLHDKRVRADHDVPRKPGAAQTGDDGALFQLADSLKRDDIVPLGSTFASYSLFPMSSLWRFAASAARNMDRAKLLAGLPPGHEALRRQIASRYLNAGASLPMDEIVITTGAAEALTLCLQALTRPGDIVAIERPAFPAVLQTVQRLHLKAIEIPVDPRTGLDLDALADALDTHPVRACWFMTSFHNPTGATLPDERKHALVDLLATRKIPLIENDVYGELHFGPTPTRPAKLYDDDGLVLHCGSFSKCLAPGFRVGWVAAGRYAKQVGHVKNASAPAADVPAQLAISSYLRNGAYDRFLRRLRRNLAAHQAQMLAAVRAYFPSDTQVYAPRGGYFLWMELPPHVDAMRLFDEAMENGVSVAPGPIFSVTGAFRRYVRLNYGRPWTPAVEDAMRTIGTLARQQQQTR
- a CDS encoding ATP-dependent serine protease, which produces MRVMPNRKVRTRDTLRGALSLRADVRGAVSQRCRQCGFMAFRARKRCPVCGLGNWPFAPLGDARYDTQPAPPMHAPHPPQPAPTWSSRVAAAVRGAAQRRPRASSAPLLSILTLVLMVGGYVTFDRMCRADPVCRGQGARDAATINAGAHAADATPTQPVAPPPVLPLRAPADAARATEGEPAQVAAAAPVADTGTPARASGHAAARTSARAATTLARHAPQVRGPDSVRSGMRVADWKGAARRPHPIHRVSMHARHKHRAVATEMQMAELYRGH